The following nucleotide sequence is from Rhodothermales bacterium.
TCCGCACCTCGGTCGCGATACGAAGACTTCCTGCGCCCAGTCGTCTCGCCTGATAGTCCTGTATGATTGCGGTCGTGTACGTCTGCATCGTCTTGGCAGTGTTCGGATCCGTCGCGTCGGTGATGATCATGACATCTGCCACGCCGTCGTGCGAGAGCCGGTGTGCGAAGTTGGGCTCAAAGACCACAGCCTCCATGATCCGGCCGCTCTCGAACTCGGATCGCACGGCCTGAATGTTCGGAAGTTGTTCCACGACACTGAAATAGCTGGACGCCTCTATCTGGCTCTTGATCTCCCGCGTGATGAAGTCGTTGGACGGATCGACGAACGCGATCTTGACGTCCTGTACCTCGTTTCGCACCGCGAAACCGAATAGCGTGAGCTGGATGACGGGCATGCCGAAGAGAATCAGCAGCGTCCGGTAATCCCGGAAGATGTGATAGAACTCCTTGACCACGAAGCCCGCAAAACTCTTCATACCGCCTCGGGTCTTGCAAGGTGGACGAAGAGATCGTTGATAGATTCCACGTTGAAGCGTGTCTTCAATTCGGCCGGCTCTCCGATCGCTTCAATACGCCCGTCGACCATCATGGAGATGCGGTCGCAGTATTCGGCCTCATCCATGTAGTGAGTGGTTACGAACACGGTGATCCCGCTTGCGGCCGTCTCGTAGATCATGTCCCAGAACTGACGTCGCGTAATCGGATCCACGCCGCCGGTGGGCTCGTCGAGGAAGATGATCCTCGGATCGTGGATCAGTGCCACCGAGAATGCGAGCTTCTGCCTCCAGCCGAGGGGCAACGAGCGGATATACTCGTCGCGCGCGTGGGAGAGTTGGAGTCGTTCCAGGAGCCGGTCCGTCTTCTCCCGGATTGAGGTGCGAGACAATCCATAGATCCCTCCGTAGAAGCGGATATTTTCGGCTACCGTGAGGTCTTCGTAGAGGGAGAACTTCTGACTCATGTAGCCGATGTTCTGCTTGATACTCTCGGGCTGCGAGTAGACGTCATAACCGGCGACTGTCGCACTGCCCGAAGATGGCTGAAGCAATCCGGTCAGCATGCGGATGGCGGTCGTCTTGCCCGCGCCGTTCGCGCCCAGAAATCCCAGGATCTCGCCTGCCTCCACGGAGAAGCTGATGTGGTCGACGGCGGTGAACGCGCCGAACTTCCTGGTCAGGTCGTTTGCTTCGATGATCTGCACGGTGGTCGCGGCTACTGTGTCATGAGTTCGATGAAGACATCTTCGACGCCCGCCTTGATTGGATGGACCTCGGCCTGGACAAATCCCTGCCGCCGCACGTGGTCCGTCAGCATCGTCTCATCGACATCCTTTCGCCTGTCGGTATAGTGGACGTACTCACCGAAAGCGTAGACGGAATGCGCATGTTCATACCCGCGCAGCGCCTTGATCAACGGGTATCTTCGTTCTGTCTTGATCGCGAAGAGTGGCCGCGCGTACCCGGCCATTACATCGTCAGGCGTTGCGACTTCCAGCAGTCGTCCATCCTGGATCAGCGCGACACGGTCGCACAGACTTGCCTCATCCATGTAGGGAGTCGACACCACGATCGTGATTCCGAAGGCCTTGAGTTTCAGCAGCATCTCCCAGAACTCCTGACGCGAGACCGCATCGACGCCGGTGGTCGGTTCATCGAGGAGTAGCACACGCGGACGATGAATGAGAGCGCAGGACAGGGCGAGCTTCTGCTTCATTCCGCCGGACAGCTGTCCCGCCTTCCTTCTCTTGAACGGCTCGATCTGGATGTAGATATCCTTGATGAGCTCGTAGTTCTCTTCTACGGTGGTGCCGAACACAGAGGCAAAGAAGGACAGGTTTTCTTCGACAGTGAGGTCCTGGTACAGCGAGAACCGGCCGGGCATGTAACCCAGTCGCTTGCGCAGCGCCTTGTAGTCACGCACGGCGTGCAGTCCGTCCACGAAGACCTCGCCCTCATCGGGAAGCAGGAGGGTCGCCATGATGCGAAAAAGCGTCGTCTTTCCGGCGCCATCCGGCCCGATGAAACCGAAAAGCTCACCTTCGTCTACGGAGAACGACACGCCGCCGAGCGCTGGCGACTTGCCGTAGCTTCGCGTCAGTCCGGTGGCGTGGATCGCGAGTGAGTTGGACATGAGGTGTGAGTGTGGCGCGTCGGGATCTTAATTCGTTGGGAGCCAGACTTCTCCGGGCATTCCGATCTTCACCGATCCATCCTGGTTCTCGACACGCACCTTGAAGGCGTATACGAGATTGACCCGCTCTTCCTTCGTCTGGATGAGCTTCGGTGTGAACTCGGACTCGGAGGAGATCCATGAGATCTCTCCTTCCATCGACCTGTTTTCGGACCGGGTCTCGTCGATGCGGACGTCGACCGTCTGGCCCAGGCGGATGTGCGGCAACTGATCGCCGCTGACGTACGCGCGCAGCTCCATGACGGCCAGGTCGGCGACTCTGTACAGGGGCTTTCCGTAGGCCGTGATTTCCCGGGGCTCGGCATACGTTGTAAGCACCGTGCCGGATGTTGGATTGATGATCAGTGCGTTCTCAATCTGATCTTGCACTCGCGCAATCTGCGCATCGAACGCGACCATCTCAGCACGTATTGTCGAGAGCTGCGTTCGCGCGAGATCAATCTGCCGATCCAATACAGAGATCTGGCCATCGACGTCGTCCAGTTGTTTCTGTGTGGCCGCGTTGTCGGCGAGGAGTCTCGTGAGCCTGTCGCGATCCCGGTTCGCCACGCGCCGCTGCTCGGTCGTCACAGCAATCTGTGCGTCGACGCCGGCGAGCTTTGAGCGTACCGCCCGCCGACTGGCCTTGAGTTGCGCTTTCTGCAGTGCAAACTGAACCGTGTCTATGATACCGACAACAGATCCTTTCGCCACCGTCTGCCCTTCCGTCACATCCAGACGCATGATGCGCCCGGTGGCGCCGGCGGACACGATGACCTCCGTTGCCTCAAAGTTGCCGTAGGCGTCCGCGAGTTCATCTCCACCAGTGCAGCCTGCCAGGACCAGGGCAGCAGCAAGCGCGATCGGTCGGAATCGAAGCCGACAGGTCCGTTGATTAGCCGTACTCGTCATCATCATTTTCCTATGGTTGTCAGGTAACCCGCCCGGGCGCGGGAGAGTTGGATACGGTGGAGTTGCATCGCCAGCTGTGCCCTGCTCTCCGCATTGCGCTCTGTGAGGTATTCGCTCGCGGTGATCACGCCATTGTCGAGCTGACTGGCCGCCTGTTTCGAGATTCGGGCGCGAAGCGTAAGTACCTTCTCGTCGCGAGAAAGTAATTGTTCGAGGGTCCGTACTTCACTGAGATCTTTCTGCACGGCAATCGCAATCTGCTTCGAGAAAGACTGCTCTTCCGCGTCGATCAGGTTCTTCTGGAGGTCGAGAATGCGGCGATCGCGACGTCCCGTCTTCCACTTCCAGGGGTTCCAGTTCATGCGGATGCCCGCCGAGTAGAACGGCTTGAAGTCCGTCTCGAAGAAGTCCAGGCCCGGTGGGCGACCGAAAGCGGTCTCGGCGAACAGGGCCACTGAAGGTCGGTCCCGGCGACTGATCAGCGCCGCCTGGCCGCCGAGTGCTTTGCGACCGAGATCGAATACGTCGTACTCAGGTCGGTCACGACCCGGTGGCGGTGTCGGATGATTGTTCGTTGCAGGTAGAATCAGTACGTCATTGGCGTCGACGGGCTGGTCGATGAGCTCGGAGAGGACGCTCGACGCCCACTCGCGATTTGCGACCGCCTCGATTCGCTGCTGCTCTACGCTGATCATTTCAGCGGCGAGAATGTCGGCGTTAGATTGAAGCGCGACGCCGTTGTCGACGAGCGACCGGATCTTCTGCAGTCTTGATTCGAGATCCGCGAGCAACAGGTCGAGCACCTTCACCTGCGAATCAAACGTCAGGATTCCGAAGAAGGCGGCATCTACCTGCTGCCGCAACTTGTACAGCTCTACTGCAATCTTACCCTGCTCGAGATCGCGTTGTAGAGATTCGATTTCCTTGAGCTGCGCGGTCACCCCGCCATCGTACACGACTTGATCGGCGCCCAGAGCCACCTTGTACTGATCGTTGCTGGGCTGAGGCAGGGATCCACCTGCTCCGGGCAGGCTCACCTCCGCGACATCGGAATAGTACAGGGCCTGACTCCGGACGGATATCGCCGGAAGCAGCCGGACGCCGATGTTGCGCGTACGGAGTTCCGAGATCGATTCGTGGAGCGCGATCTGCTGACGTAGCGGCCAGGCCGCGATGGCAGACTGATACGCCTGGTCGAGGCTCAGTGTGTCGCTCGGAGCGGCAAATAGTGAGAGGGCAAGCAGAAGAGTCATCGATCCGTTGGGGTTTCTCTTTCTGAATTCGTTCGACCTTCGGACGTGTCAGGCAGGAGCGACATCGAGATCAGGTCATACAGATGTTCCTTCCGCTCCTGGATGAAAGCCAATCGGTCAGCTTTCGCCCGTGGAAGGATTGCCTCGACAGTGGGGAAGATGAGGAAGAAGAAGACGCAGCTTGAGACGATCGTGATGAGCGTCTGGTGCGGATCGACGTGCCGGATCTCACCGCGTGCGGCGGCCTGGTTCATGCGTTCGACAAAGATCCGGGGAGGCGAGTCGGTTGACTGTATCATCAGGCCGAGTCGCTCTGCGATTCGTTCTCCACCTGCGAGATGTTCCGTCACCATAAGTCGCATGACCGCCAGGTTGCCGGCGACGAAGTCGATGTAGCCGTCGATGACGGCGCGTAGCAGATCGGCGAAATCTTGCGCGTCGCTCAATCTCGTTCCAAACGATTCTACGAGCTTCTCGAGGACGTGGGCGAAGACGCGCTCGTACAGGCCGTTCTTGGAGCGGAAGTAGTAGTGGAGGAGGGCCTTGTTGATGCCGGCCAGATCGGCGATCTCCTGCATGCGTGCGCCGTCCCGGCCCTTCCTTGAGAAGACATTCAG
It contains:
- a CDS encoding TetR family transcriptional regulator, encoding MQEIADLAGINKALLHYYFRSKNGLYERVFAHVLEKLVESFGTRLSDAQDFADLLRAVIDGYIDFVAGNLAVMRLMVTEHLAGGERIAERLGLMIQSTDSPPRIFVERMNQAAARGEIRHVDPHQTLITIVSSCVFFFLIFPTVEAILPRAKADRLAFIQERKEHLYDLISMSLLPDTSEGRTNSERETPTDR
- a CDS encoding ABC transporter ATP-binding protein; this encodes MSNSLAIHATGLTRSYGKSPALGGVSFSVDEGELFGFIGPDGAGKTTLFRIMATLLLPDEGEVFVDGLHAVRDYKALRKRLGYMPGRFSLYQDLTVEENLSFFASVFGTTVEENYELIKDIYIQIEPFKRRKAGQLSGGMKQKLALSCALIHRPRVLLLDEPTTGVDAVSRQEFWEMLLKLKAFGITIVVSTPYMDEASLCDRVALIQDGRLLEVATPDDVMAGYARPLFAIKTERRYPLIKALRGYEHAHSVYAFGEYVHYTDRRKDVDETMLTDHVRRQGFVQAEVHPIKAGVEDVFIELMTQ
- a CDS encoding ABC transporter permease, which codes for MKSFAGFVVKEFYHIFRDYRTLLILFGMPVIQLTLFGFAVRNEVQDVKIAFVDPSNDFITREIKSQIEASSYFSVVEQLPNIQAVRSEFESGRIMEAVVFEPNFAHRLSHDGVADVMIITDATDPNTAKTMQTYTTAIIQDYQARRLGAGSLRIATEVRMRFNPELKSVNLFVPGLVALILMLVCALMTSITITREKEIGTMEVLLVSPLRPIQIIIGKVIPYFFLSFVNVITILVLARLVFGVPVKGSIPLL
- a CDS encoding ABC transporter ATP-binding protein; its protein translation is MQIIEANDLTRKFGAFTAVDHISFSVEAGEILGFLGANGAGKTTAIRMLTGLLQPSSGSATVAGYDVYSQPESIKQNIGYMSQKFSLYEDLTVAENIRFYGGIYGLSRTSIREKTDRLLERLQLSHARDEYIRSLPLGWRQKLAFSVALIHDPRIIFLDEPTGGVDPITRRQFWDMIYETAASGITVFVTTHYMDEAEYCDRISMMVDGRIEAIGEPAELKTRFNVESINDLFVHLARPEAV
- a CDS encoding HlyD family efflux transporter periplasmic adaptor subunit; translated protein: MTSTANQRTCRLRFRPIALAAALVLAGCTGGDELADAYGNFEATEVIVSAGATGRIMRLDVTEGQTVAKGSVVGIIDTVQFALQKAQLKASRRAVRSKLAGVDAQIAVTTEQRRVANRDRDRLTRLLADNAATQKQLDDVDGQISVLDRQIDLARTQLSTIRAEMVAFDAQIARVQDQIENALIINPTSGTVLTTYAEPREITAYGKPLYRVADLAVMELRAYVSGDQLPHIRLGQTVDVRIDETRSENRSMEGEISWISSESEFTPKLIQTKEERVNLVYAFKVRVENQDGSVKIGMPGEVWLPTN
- a CDS encoding TolC family protein translates to MTLLLALSLFAAPSDTLSLDQAYQSAIAAWPLRQQIALHESISELRTRNIGVRLLPAISVRSQALYYSDVAEVSLPGAGGSLPQPSNDQYKVALGADQVVYDGGVTAQLKEIESLQRDLEQGKIAVELYKLRQQVDAAFFGILTFDSQVKVLDLLLADLESRLQKIRSLVDNGVALQSNADILAAEMISVEQQRIEAVANREWASSVLSELIDQPVDANDVLILPATNNHPTPPPGRDRPEYDVFDLGRKALGGQAALISRRDRPSVALFAETAFGRPPGLDFFETDFKPFYSAGIRMNWNPWKWKTGRRDRRILDLQKNLIDAEEQSFSKQIAIAVQKDLSEVRTLEQLLSRDEKVLTLRARISKQAASQLDNGVITASEYLTERNAESRAQLAMQLHRIQLSRARAGYLTTIGK